The following nucleotide sequence is from Synechococcus sp. KORDI-52.
CAGGACGCTTCCGGCAACGCCCGTGGCCTGGCGATGGCCTACGCGAAGGGGATCGGCGGCACCCGTGCCGGCATCCTGGAAACCAACTTCAAAGAGGAAACCGAAACCGATCTCTTCGGTGAGCAGGCTGTGCTGTGCGGCGGCCTGTCCGAACTGGTCAAAGCTGGATTCGAAACCCTTGTGGAAGCGGGTTACCAGCCGGAGCTGGCCTACTTCGAGTGCCTCCACGAAGTGAAGCTGATCGTGGATCTGATGGTGAAGGGGGGTCTGACCTCCATGCGCGATTCGATTTCCAACACCGCGGAATACGGCGACTACGTCAGCGGCCCCCGTCTGATCACCGCCGACACCAAGGCCGAGATGAAGCGCGTTCTGGCCGACATCCAGGACGGCACCTTCGCCCGGAACTTCGTGGCCGAATGCGAAGCCGGCAAGCCGGAGATGAAGAAGGTGCGCGACCGTGATTCCCAGCATCCGATCGAGAAGGTGGGCAAGGGGCTGCGCTCGATGTTCAGCTGGTTGAAGGACGCCTGATCCACACGAACCCTTGAACAACAGGTGGGGGCCACTTCGCTGGGGCAGTGCTCAGGCTGGAATCAGCCTGAGCCTGGCCTCCAGCGGTTGGTTGCTCAGCGGTCTGACCCCATCTCCGCTGATTAACAGCCTGCTTCCCGCGTTGACAACACTCCCCGCTCTGCTGCCACTGAAACGCAGAGCGGGGGGGTTTTGTTGGATTTTAGGCAGTGCAGTCGTGCTGCTGGTCCTCTGCAGTCCGATGGCCAGTGCAGTTCAGCCCTCCCTGCTGGTCATCGTGGTGCTCCTGGCCGGGCTGACCATTGCCCTGGGGCAGGACATCAGCCAGCACCCCCTGCAGCTGAACCTGCTACAGGCACCGGATCTGAACTTCCCACAGCTGCGCTTGGCCAGTGAGATAGGGGCGTTGCTGGGGTTCCTGCTCACGGGTCTGATCCGACCTGGATTCCATCAATTCCTGCCGGCGTCGTTGCTGCTTCTGCCGCTGCTGCCCCTTGCCTGTCGCCCCCCATCGGCGGCGGTTCAAGGCATCAGCCTTCCCAGGTTCAACCGGGAGGCAGCCTTGCAAGGGCTTCTTTTTGGTGGTTTTTTCGGCCTGCTGCCGCTCTGGGTTCGCACCATTGCCGACGGCAATTGTCTCAATTTCGGCATGGTGCTGACCGCCTACGGGCTTGGTCGCACGCTCTCCAGCCATGCCACCGATCCATGGAGTTTCCGGGGCCATTACGCCCTCATCGCAGCCTTGCTGGGGGTGGGACAGATCTCCCCGGGCTGGATGACCACCCTCCTTTTTCTGCCGATGGGGTCGCTGGCCGCGGCAACCGACCGTCAACTGGTCGCGACCCTGACACCGGATGATCCGGCTCATGGCTGGCAGATCCTGCAGCGTTCGGGAAGCCTTGGTGGTCTCGTCGGTGTGCTTGTGATGGGCGGGCTCGCACAGGGGGTCGGCCTGCAGCTGGTGCTGGGGCTTCAGCTTGTCCTTTTCATCTCCGCGCCCCTGCTGATGCGAAGCGTCCGATGAATCCTGGGGAGTTCGGGATGGCTCTCGTGATCGGTGCAGCGGTGCTGGATCAGATCATTGGCGACCCGCCCTGGATGCTCCATCCCGTGGTGGTGATGGGGTGGTGGATCCGGCAGATGCGCAACAGGATCGAGCCATGGGCAGGGA
It contains:
- the ilvC gene encoding ketol-acid reductoisomerase, with product MAQLFYDSDADLGLLNGKTVAIIGYGSQGHAHALNLKDSGVNVVVGLYDGSRSAEKAKADGLEVLSVADASAKADWIMVLLPDEFQKDVYEKEIAPHLSAGKVLSFAHGFNIRFELIKPPADVDVVMIAPKGPGHTVRWEYQNGQGVPALFAIEQDASGNARGLAMAYAKGIGGTRAGILETNFKEETETDLFGEQAVLCGGLSELVKAGFETLVEAGYQPELAYFECLHEVKLIVDLMVKGGLTSMRDSISNTAEYGDYVSGPRLITADTKAEMKRVLADIQDGTFARNFVAECEAGKPEMKKVRDRDSQHPIEKVGKGLRSMFSWLKDA